Proteins from one Xenorhabdus griffiniae genomic window:
- the ubiB gene encoding ubiquinone biosynthesis regulatory protein kinase UbiB has translation MTPSEIRRLYFIIRVFLSYGLDELIPNIRLTWPLRFGRYFLFWIPNKHKDKPLGERLRLALQELGPVWIKFGQMLSTRRDLFPPAIADQLSMLQDRVVPFDGAVARKSIETALEGALETWFEDFDPQPLASASIAQVHTARLKENGKEVVLKVIRPDILPVIKADVRLMYRLANLVPLLPDGRRLRPREVVREYEKTLLDELNLLRETANAIQLRRNFEDSPMLYVPEVYPNYCRENVLVMERIYGIPVSDVAALEAQNTNMKLLAERGVQVFFTQVFRDSFFHADMHPGNIFVSYNKPEDPTYIGIDYGIVGSLNKDDKRYLAENFIAFFNRDYRRVAELHVDSGWVPADTNVEDFEFAIRTVCEPIFEKPLAEISFGHVLLNLFNTARRFNMTVQPQLVLLQKTLLYVEGLGRQLYPQLDLWKTAKPFLEDWLHDQVGLPAIVRAFKEKAPYWAEKLPELPELVYGSLQQHRRLQSSIDQISQQFRQQQLRQRKSLYLLGIGATLFICGSLFFIIDHKHLAWGMIGAGIASWGLGWRHLSKLQ, from the coding sequence ATGACACCCAGTGAAATTAGACGACTTTACTTTATCATCCGGGTCTTTCTTTCTTACGGGTTGGATGAACTCATCCCGAATATTCGTTTGACCTGGCCGTTACGTTTTGGCCGTTATTTCCTGTTTTGGATACCTAATAAGCATAAGGATAAACCTCTCGGCGAGCGTTTGCGTTTAGCATTACAAGAACTCGGCCCCGTGTGGATCAAATTTGGCCAGATGCTCTCCACGCGTCGTGACTTGTTCCCACCTGCCATCGCAGATCAACTTTCGATGTTACAAGATCGGGTGGTTCCCTTTGACGGTGCAGTGGCACGAAAATCAATTGAAACGGCGTTAGAGGGAGCACTGGAAACGTGGTTTGAGGATTTTGATCCACAACCGCTGGCTTCCGCGTCTATTGCTCAGGTACATACTGCTCGGTTGAAGGAAAATGGCAAAGAGGTTGTCCTAAAGGTAATCCGCCCGGATATTCTGCCTGTAATTAAAGCTGACGTGCGGTTAATGTATCGCCTGGCAAATTTGGTTCCCCTTTTACCTGATGGTCGTCGTCTTCGTCCGCGTGAAGTTGTCAGAGAATATGAAAAAACCCTGCTTGATGAGCTGAATTTATTGCGTGAAACTGCAAACGCGATTCAATTGCGGCGCAATTTTGAAGATAGTCCTATGCTCTATGTGCCAGAGGTCTATCCTAACTATTGCCGAGAAAATGTTTTGGTGATGGAGCGCATTTATGGCATTCCTGTGTCAGATGTTGCAGCGTTAGAGGCGCAGAACACCAATATGAAATTGTTGGCTGAGCGTGGCGTTCAGGTGTTCTTCACCCAAGTATTTCGCGATAGTTTCTTCCACGCAGATATGCATCCCGGTAATATTTTCGTCAGTTATAACAAACCAGAAGATCCTACTTATATCGGTATCGATTACGGTATTGTTGGCTCTTTGAATAAAGATGATAAACGCTATCTGGCCGAAAATTTCATTGCTTTCTTCAATCGTGATTATCGTCGGGTCGCTGAACTGCATGTCGATTCTGGCTGGGTGCCCGCGGATACCAATGTGGAGGATTTCGAATTTGCTATCCGTACCGTTTGTGAACCCATTTTTGAAAAACCACTGGCTGAAATTTCATTTGGGCATGTTCTGCTAAACCTTTTCAATACCGCCCGCCGTTTTAATATGACAGTTCAGCCCCAGTTGGTTCTGCTGCAAAAAACGTTGTTGTATGTTGAAGGCTTGGGGCGTCAACTTTATCCTCAGCTTGATCTATGGAAAACAGCAAAACCTTTTCTGGAAGATTGGCTGCATGATCAGGTTGGGCTTCCCGCTATTGTGCGTGCCTTTAAAGAAAAAGCGCCTTATTGGGCGGAAAAGTTACCAGAGCTTCCCGAACTGGTATATGGCTCGCTTCAGCAGCACCGACGTTTGCAGAGCAGCATTGATCAAATATCACAACAATTCAGGCAACAACAGCTCAGACAACGCAAGTCTCTTTATTTATTGGGGATTGGTGCAACTCTCTTTATCTGTGGTAGTTTGTTTTTCATTATAGATCATAAACATCTGGCATGGGGGATGATAGGGGCCGGC
- the ubiJ gene encoding ubiquinone biosynthesis protein UbiJ: MEIPSSSHNMAFAISNEKVLFPVVTAFLETTLNHLLYREAVLKPARLRLAGKILSIKLKEIASPLILIFSEKRVDVLSQWSESVDCSMKTTLPALLKLRDRQCLSALINRGEIIIEGDMQVIQQWSALLDMSEWDPAHYLSPYVGDIAAEGITRMVKKSFEFASNTIARKKTHFTESLTEEWEMVPSALEVAYFSEEVNAVANQINQLEKRLAALEGKHDTQ, translated from the coding sequence ATGGAAATACCCTCATCAAGCCATAATATGGCTTTTGCGATCTCAAATGAAAAAGTGTTGTTTCCGGTAGTAACGGCCTTTCTGGAAACAACCTTGAATCATCTTTTATATCGAGAAGCTGTATTAAAACCTGCCCGCTTAAGATTGGCCGGTAAGATACTGTCTATCAAACTGAAAGAAATCGCCTCCCCCTTGATACTGATATTCAGTGAGAAACGAGTGGATGTTTTGAGTCAATGGTCAGAGTCAGTGGATTGCTCAATGAAAACAACGCTCCCTGCATTACTCAAGCTACGGGATCGCCAGTGCCTTTCAGCCCTGATTAACCGCGGTGAAATTATCATTGAAGGGGACATGCAGGTGATTCAACAATGGTCTGCTTTGCTGGATATGTCAGAGTGGGATCCTGCGCATTATCTCTCCCCTTATGTTGGTGATATTGCTGCGGAAGGCATTACCCGGATGGTGAAGAAAAGTTTTGAATTTGCCAGCAATACCATTGCAAGGAAGAAAACGCATTTCACCGAATCATTGACGGAAGAATGGGAAATGGTTCCTAGTGCGCTGGAAGTGGCTTATTTCAGTGAAGAAGTTAATGCCGTTGCCAATCAGATAAACCAACTCGAAAAACGGTTGGCGGCCCTGGAGGGAAAACATGACACCCAGTGA
- the ubiE gene encoding bifunctional demethylmenaquinone methyltransferase/2-methoxy-6-polyprenyl-1,4-benzoquinol methylase UbiE, translating into MADQSKETTDFGFRTVAKEQKKEMVAEVFHSVASKYDLMNDLMSFGIHRIWKRFTIESSGVRRGHKVLDLAGGTGDLTAKFSRIVGEKGQVVLADINDSMLKVGREKLRDIGIVGNVSYVQANAEELPFPDNHFDCITISFGLRNVTDKEKALRSMYRVLKPGGRLLVLEFSKPVLAPLSKIYDVYSFHVLPRIGQIVVNDADSYRYLTESIRMHPDQETLKGMMEEAGFDQVYYTNMTGGVVALHKGFKF; encoded by the coding sequence ATGGCAGATCAATCAAAAGAAACCACTGATTTTGGTTTCCGCACTGTAGCCAAAGAACAAAAAAAAGAGATGGTGGCAGAGGTGTTCCACTCTGTGGCTTCGAAATATGACTTAATGAATGATTTGATGTCATTTGGCATTCACCGTATCTGGAAACGTTTCACAATTGAGTCAAGTGGTGTCCGCCGTGGTCATAAGGTGCTTGATCTTGCTGGTGGGACAGGCGATCTAACCGCAAAATTCTCCCGAATTGTGGGGGAAAAAGGGCAGGTTGTTTTGGCGGATATCAACGACTCAATGTTGAAAGTTGGCCGCGAAAAATTACGCGATATCGGTATCGTAGGCAACGTCAGTTATGTTCAAGCCAATGCTGAAGAACTGCCTTTCCCGGATAACCATTTTGACTGTATTACCATTTCTTTTGGCTTGCGTAATGTCACGGACAAAGAAAAAGCGCTACGCTCCATGTATCGGGTACTTAAGCCTGGTGGCCGCTTGTTGGTGCTGGAGTTTTCCAAACCTGTACTGGCACCGTTAAGTAAGATTTATGATGTTTATTCATTCCACGTTCTGCCCCGAATCGGTCAGATCGTTGTGAATGATGCGGACAGTTACCGCTATTTGACAGAATCCATCCGTATGCACCCTGATCAGGAAACCTTGAAAGGCATGATGGAAGAAGCGGGCTTTGACCAGGTTTACTACACCAATATGACTGGTGGCGTTGTTGCATTGCACAAAGGGTTCAAATTCTGA
- the rmuC gene encoding DNA recombination protein RmuC: MDIQWLYMLIGSLGGLLGGGIFVWLSVQQRLQQKEQELRELYSQLAVSHEKLEQAHYWRTECDQLNQELLAQREISSVQEAELRELSTRLEETRLAAEEKQRLLLSSEQRLSTQFENLANRIFEQNRLRTDEYHRQNLNHLLMPFREQLEGFRRQVQDSFGLEARERHTLTHEIRNLQQLNAQMAKEAINLTKALKGDNKIQGNWGEMILARILEASGLREGYEFDTQVNIKTENNERFQPDVIVHLPQGKDVIIDAKMSLVAYERYFNSDSEEQQAQALQEHINSIRGHIRGLSRKDYQQLPGLRSLDYVLMFIPVEPAYLVALNQAPELLDEAWKHNIMLVSPSTLLVAVRTINNLWRYEYQSQNARLIADKAARMYDKMRLFVDDMQGLGQSLNKAQTSYHCAMKKLVEGRGNLISQAEGFRDLGVDVKCPIDSQLIDKSFQSLQVNE; encoded by the coding sequence GTGGATATCCAGTGGTTATACATGCTGATCGGTAGCTTGGGTGGATTGCTGGGCGGAGGGATCTTCGTCTGGCTTTCTGTTCAGCAGAGGCTCCAGCAAAAAGAGCAGGAGTTGCGTGAATTATATAGCCAACTGGCTGTCAGCCATGAAAAACTGGAGCAAGCCCATTATTGGCGTACTGAATGCGATCAATTAAACCAAGAGTTACTGGCGCAACGCGAAATTAGCAGTGTGCAGGAAGCTGAGTTGCGCGAATTGAGCACTCGGCTTGAAGAAACCAGACTAGCTGCGGAGGAAAAGCAGCGTTTATTGCTCAGCAGTGAGCAGCGATTAAGTACCCAATTTGAAAATCTGGCCAATCGTATCTTTGAACAGAATCGACTCCGGACCGATGAATATCATCGCCAAAATCTCAATCATCTTCTGATGCCATTTCGTGAACAACTTGAGGGATTTCGCCGTCAGGTACAAGACAGTTTTGGGTTAGAAGCTCGTGAGCGCCATACCTTGACTCATGAAATTCGCAATCTTCAGCAACTTAATGCACAGATGGCGAAAGAAGCTATTAATCTTACAAAAGCCCTGAAAGGAGACAATAAAATACAGGGAAATTGGGGAGAGATGATATTGGCTCGAATTTTGGAAGCTTCTGGCTTGCGTGAGGGATATGAATTCGATACACAGGTCAATATTAAGACTGAAAACAATGAACGTTTTCAACCTGATGTGATCGTGCATCTGCCACAGGGAAAAGATGTCATTATTGATGCCAAAATGTCCCTGGTCGCTTATGAACGTTATTTCAACAGTGATAGCGAAGAACAACAGGCGCAAGCATTACAGGAACATATCAACTCTATCAGAGGACATATTCGCGGTCTGAGCCGAAAAGATTATCAACAATTACCCGGATTACGATCACTGGATTATGTTTTGATGTTTATTCCTGTGGAACCTGCTTATTTGGTTGCACTCAATCAGGCGCCAGAATTACTTGATGAAGCATGGAAACATAATATTATGCTGGTTAGCCCATCAACTTTGCTGGTTGCCGTTCGTACTATCAATAACTTGTGGCGTTATGAATATCAAAGTCAAAATGCCCGTTTGATTGCTGATAAAGCCGCCAGAATGTATGACAAAATGCGATTGTTTGTGGATGATATGCAAGGATTAGGGCAAAGCCTTAACAAAGCACAGACGAGTTACCATTGCGCAATGAAAAAGCTTGTTGAGGGCAGAGGTAATTTAATTAGTCAGGCCGAAGGATTTCGTGATTTAGGCGTGGATGTGAAGTGTCCTATTGATTCACAGTTGATTGATAAATCTTTCCAATCGTTGCAGGTAAATGAGTAA
- a CDS encoding DedA family protein, translating into MSLHEIIESVINFVKAHEVWAIPIIFLLAFGESLAFISLLLPATIILLGLGALIGESGLTFWPIWIAAAAGAFFGDWVSYWFGCHYKEDVGKMWPLSRHPQTLVRGHRFFERWGVWGVFIGRFFGPLRAVVPLVAGICAMPKRHFQLANLASALIWAFGILAPGAFGLRWLAEWMG; encoded by the coding sequence GTGAGCCTGCATGAAATTATCGAATCGGTCATAAACTTCGTAAAAGCCCATGAGGTTTGGGCAATTCCCATCATTTTCCTATTGGCATTTGGTGAATCGTTGGCATTTATTTCCCTATTGTTACCAGCAACGATCATTTTGTTGGGGTTGGGAGCGTTAATTGGTGAAAGTGGGTTAACTTTCTGGCCAATATGGATAGCCGCAGCCGCCGGTGCTTTCTTTGGTGATTGGGTTTCTTACTGGTTTGGTTGCCATTACAAAGAAGATGTTGGCAAGATGTGGCCGCTTTCTCGTCATCCTCAAACTTTGGTTCGCGGACATCGTTTTTTTGAACGATGGGGCGTCTGGGGTGTTTTCATTGGGCGTTTTTTTGGTCCCTTGAGAGCCGTTGTACCGCTGGTAGCCGGAATTTGTGCTATGCCAAAACGCCATTTTCAGCTTGCTAACCTAGCTTCTGCATTGATTTGGGCATTCGGTATTTTAGCACCAGGGGCATTTGGTTTGCGTTGGTTGGCAGAGTGGATGGGATAA
- a CDS encoding tyrosine-protein phosphatase has translation MTITFLSHPSLLPLNGGINFRDLGNKTLSNGVRIKPGVLFRSGSLDRLTENDQAFLVDQNLLQIIDYRDSSEIMDKPDRVWNGAHYHHAPANPLSKEVDANLDKLDMKILEQFDAKTFMSRLYELLPINNPAYKTLATLLLQPEKGGIVQHCAVGKDRTGVGSALVLFALGADLDTVMEDYLLTNVTLAPYRDYLLNEHAKIMSESVVEKFAYVYSVREEFLLTALDSINQHYGSIDIWLEKDIGLNIAAREKLQAYFLE, from the coding sequence ATGACCATAACATTTCTATCCCATCCTTCACTACTTCCTTTAAATGGCGGCATTAATTTTCGTGATTTAGGTAATAAGACACTAAGCAACGGCGTCAGGATAAAACCAGGCGTGTTATTTCGTTCCGGCTCATTAGACAGGCTGACAGAAAACGATCAGGCTTTTTTAGTGGATCAAAACCTTTTGCAGATCATTGATTATCGTGATAGCAGCGAAATTATGGATAAACCAGATCGAGTATGGAATGGGGCGCATTATCACCATGCTCCTGCCAATCCTCTTTCCAAAGAAGTGGATGCTAATCTGGATAAGTTAGACATGAAAATATTGGAGCAATTCGACGCGAAAACATTTATGTCTCGCCTATATGAATTGTTACCCATTAATAATCCAGCGTATAAGACGTTAGCGACATTATTGCTGCAACCAGAGAAAGGCGGCATTGTGCAACATTGCGCGGTTGGTAAAGACAGGACAGGCGTGGGTTCGGCACTGGTTTTATTCGCATTGGGTGCTGATCTGGATACGGTGATGGAAGATTATTTGTTGACCAATGTCACGCTGGCTCCATACCGCGACTATTTATTGAATGAACACGCAAAAATTATGAGCGAAAGTGTGGTCGAAAAATTTGCCTATGTTTATTCAGTGCGGGAAGAGTTTTTACTGACCGCACTGGATAGTATCAACCAGCATTATGGCAGCATAGATATTTGGCTGGAAAAAGATATTGGACTCAATATCGCTGCGCGTGAAAAACTACAAGCTTATTTTCTTGAATAA
- the udp gene encoding uridine phosphorylase, with protein MSDVFHLGITKSDLQGATLAIVPGDPNRVEKIARLMDNPVHLASHREFTTWRAEVNGKAVVVCSTGIGGPSTSIAVEELAQLGVRTFLRIGTTGAIQPHINVGDVLVTTAAVRLDGASLHFAPMEFPAVADFECTNALYEAAKASGSATHVGITASSDTFYPGQERYDTYSGRVVRRFQGSMKEWQEMGVMNFEMESATLLTMCASQGLRAGMVAGVIVNRTQQEIPDVELLKKTESNALGIVVEAARRLL; from the coding sequence ATGTCTGATGTGTTTCACTTAGGTATCACCAAAAGCGACCTGCAAGGCGCAACTCTGGCGATTGTACCCGGCGATCCTAACCGTGTTGAGAAAATTGCGCGACTGATGGATAACCCAGTACATTTGGCTTCCCACCGTGAATTTACAACCTGGCGTGCAGAAGTTAACGGAAAAGCTGTGGTTGTCTGCTCTACAGGCATTGGAGGCCCCTCAACGTCGATTGCTGTAGAGGAACTGGCACAGTTGGGGGTACGTACTTTCCTGCGTATCGGAACAACGGGGGCAATTCAGCCACATATTAATGTAGGGGATGTATTGGTGACGACTGCGGCGGTTCGTTTGGACGGCGCCAGCCTGCATTTTGCCCCAATGGAGTTCCCGGCAGTTGCTGATTTTGAGTGTACGAATGCCCTGTATGAAGCAGCAAAAGCCTCTGGTTCTGCGACCCATGTTGGTATTACGGCATCTTCCGATACCTTCTATCCCGGCCAGGAACGTTACGACACTTATTCTGGCCGTGTCGTTCGTCGTTTCCAGGGTTCGATGAAAGAATGGCAAGAAATGGGCGTAATGAATTTTGAGATGGAATCAGCAACATTGCTGACCATGTGTGCCAGTCAGGGACTGCGTGCCGGTATGGTTGCTGGCGTGATTGTTAACCGTACCCAACAGGAAATCCCAGATGTTGAGCTGCTGAAGAAAACAGAAAGCAATGCGCTGGGGATAGTTGTGGAGGCTGCTCGTCGTCTGCTGTAA
- a CDS encoding GntP family permease, translating into MEFYIPIIGLGVAVFTLVFLVLRTRVHVLIAMLIAAIIAGISGGLTMNNVVEVIAKGFGSTLGNIGIVIGLGCIMGRILEVSGATEQIAYSLIKWLGKRREEWALAITGYIVSIPIFVNSAFVILYPLVKALAKKGKRNVLSLGVALAGGLVVTHHIVPPTPGPLGVAGIFGVSIGKMMLTGMILAVPCVIGITCYAKWLETKYPEYQLGDTEERTENLSQVHQRYLEEKEQKSLPSLFLSLLPIVVPIILIFIGVINGMILKTDEFAGKENAFYFQIFDFLGSPIIALAISVLLAVYTLMPNVSKHEVIEHLETGLKTVGIILLVSGAGGALGAVLNEGATGTILAHYIASLPITPVLIPFIIATLIRIIQGSGTVAMITAASISAPVIKQIPDVNLLVAAQAAMMGTLFFSYFNDCFFWVVNRMMGIKSARQQIIVWSIPTTIAWGIGLCGVLLLNLVM; encoded by the coding sequence ATGGAGTTTTATATTCCAATTATTGGGTTGGGAGTGGCGGTATTTACGCTGGTTTTTCTGGTTTTGCGGACTCGTGTTCATGTTCTGATTGCTATGCTAATTGCAGCGATAATCGCTGGAATATCAGGCGGTTTGACTATGAATAATGTCGTTGAAGTGATCGCTAAAGGATTTGGTTCGACATTAGGCAACATCGGTATTGTGATTGGATTGGGATGCATTATGGGGCGAATATTGGAAGTATCGGGAGCAACAGAGCAGATCGCTTATAGCCTGATTAAATGGTTAGGTAAAAGGCGCGAAGAGTGGGCTTTGGCGATTACCGGTTATATTGTCAGTATCCCCATATTTGTAAATTCAGCTTTTGTGATCCTCTATCCGCTGGTGAAGGCATTGGCGAAGAAAGGTAAACGCAATGTACTGTCCCTTGGGGTTGCTCTGGCAGGAGGGTTAGTGGTCACTCACCATATCGTTCCGCCAACGCCAGGGCCGCTTGGTGTCGCCGGAATATTTGGGGTGAGTATCGGCAAAATGATGCTGACAGGTATGATACTGGCGGTACCCTGTGTTATTGGTATTACCTGCTATGCAAAGTGGCTGGAGACTAAATATCCTGAATATCAACTTGGTGATACAGAAGAAAGAACAGAAAACTTATCACAAGTTCATCAGCGTTATCTGGAAGAGAAAGAGCAAAAATCACTTCCAAGCCTATTTCTTTCTCTTTTACCCATCGTCGTGCCAATTATTCTGATTTTTATTGGCGTAATTAATGGAATGATACTGAAAACTGATGAGTTTGCCGGTAAGGAGAATGCTTTCTATTTTCAGATTTTTGATTTTCTAGGCTCCCCCATTATCGCGCTAGCAATCAGTGTATTACTGGCGGTTTATACCTTAATGCCAAACGTCAGTAAGCATGAAGTAATTGAACATCTGGAAACAGGGTTAAAAACGGTAGGCATTATTTTATTGGTGTCAGGAGCGGGAGGGGCATTAGGTGCAGTGTTGAACGAAGGCGCAACAGGGACGATATTGGCGCACTATATTGCCAGCCTGCCCATAACACCTGTTTTGATCCCATTTATCATTGCGACACTGATACGCATAATTCAAGGCTCTGGCACAGTGGCAATGATAACTGCGGCGTCTATTTCTGCGCCAGTTATCAAACAGATACCGGATGTTAATCTGTTGGTGGCGGCTCAAGCTGCGATGATGGGCACACTGTTTTTCAGTTACTTCAATGACTGTTTTTTCTGGGTAGTTAACCGGATGATGGGGATTAAAAGTGCAAGGCAGCAGATTATCGTTTGGTCGATTCCTACCACAATTGCATGGGGGATTGGATTGTGTGGTGTACTGCTTCTTAATCTCGTCATGTGA
- the metE gene encoding 5-methyltetrahydropteroyltriglutamate--homocysteine S-methyltransferase, whose translation MTVLNHTLGFPRIGLKRELKKAQENYWAGKISQQELLETGRELRARHWQQQKEAGVDLVPVGDFAWYDQVLTTSLLLGNVPPRHQNEDGNIDLDTLFRIARGRAPTGTPAAASEMTKWFNTNYHYIVPEFQEGQAFKLGWTQLLDEVDEALALGHNVKPVLLGPVTYLWLGKVKGKVFERLSLLKDILPVYQQVLAELAKRGIEWVQIDEPALVLELPETWLAAFSTAYQALEGQVKLLLTTYFDSVGHNLETIKSLPVQGLHVDLVAGRDSLENLDKSLPKDWLLSLGVINGRNVWRADLSEKYQLVAPWVGKRNVWIGTSCSLLHSPIDLNDETGLDEEVKSWFAFALQKCAELSLLSQALNVPEGNKQAELDAYSAPIRARRSSTRVNNPAVAGRIAAIKPQDSERQQAYAERAKLQRQRYNLPLWPTTTIGSFPQTTEIRSLRLDFKKGRVDSTHYRTNINEHIKQAIQEQERLGLDVLVHGEAERNDMVEYFGEHFDGYVFTQNGWVQSYGSRCVKPPVIIGDISRPEAITVNWATYAQSLTEKPVKGMLTGPVTILCWSFPREDISRETIAKQIALALRDEVDDLQKAGIGIIQIDEPALREGLPLRREEWQEYLEWAVDAFKLSAAIAKDDTQIHTHMCYCEFNDIMPSIAALDADVITIETSRSDMELLDSFEDFSYPNEIGPGVYDIHSPNVPSVEWIEALLRKAADRIPVERLWVNPDCGLKTRGWTETRQALANMVEAAKRLRSSLNS comes from the coding sequence ATGACGGTTTTGAATCATACATTAGGTTTTCCACGTATCGGATTGAAAAGAGAACTAAAAAAGGCGCAAGAGAACTATTGGGCGGGCAAAATTTCTCAACAGGAATTGCTGGAGACAGGTCGTGAATTACGTGCACGCCACTGGCAACAACAAAAAGAAGCGGGCGTTGATTTAGTCCCCGTTGGTGATTTTGCCTGGTATGACCAAGTATTGACCACAAGCCTGTTATTGGGCAATGTTCCACCACGTCATCAAAATGAAGATGGCAATATTGATCTGGATACACTGTTCCGTATTGCCCGCGGCCGGGCACCAACAGGTACACCTGCGGCTGCTTCGGAAATGACTAAATGGTTTAATACAAATTATCATTATATCGTGCCTGAATTTCAGGAAGGGCAGGCATTTAAGCTGGGTTGGACTCAGTTGTTGGACGAAGTTGACGAAGCTCTGGCACTGGGGCACAACGTAAAACCTGTACTTTTGGGACCAGTGACCTATTTATGGCTTGGTAAGGTAAAAGGCAAAGTTTTTGAGCGCTTGTCTCTATTAAAAGATATCCTGCCGGTATACCAGCAAGTACTGGCAGAACTGGCAAAACGTGGCATTGAATGGGTACAGATTGATGAACCGGCTCTGGTACTGGAATTACCAGAAACGTGGCTGGCGGCATTCTCAACGGCTTATCAAGCACTTGAGGGGCAGGTGAAATTGTTGCTGACGACCTATTTCGATAGCGTCGGGCACAATCTGGAGACAATTAAATCGTTGCCAGTGCAGGGGTTGCATGTTGATTTGGTTGCGGGAAGGGATTCACTTGAGAATTTGGATAAATCTCTGCCGAAAGATTGGTTGCTTTCATTGGGAGTGATTAACGGCCGTAATGTTTGGCGAGCCGATTTGAGTGAGAAATATCAGCTTGTTGCACCATGGGTTGGTAAGAGAAATGTGTGGATTGGCACTTCCTGTTCACTGCTGCATAGCCCTATTGACCTGAATGATGAAACTGGGCTGGATGAAGAAGTGAAAAGCTGGTTTGCCTTTGCATTACAAAAATGTGCGGAACTTTCTTTGTTGTCGCAAGCATTGAATGTGCCAGAAGGCAATAAACAAGCCGAACTGGATGCCTATAGTGCACCAATTCGCGCCCGTCGCAGTTCCACAAGAGTGAACAATCCTGCGGTCGCTGGGCGTATTGCGGCAATTAAGCCACAGGACAGTGAACGTCAGCAGGCATATGCTGAACGTGCTAAGCTCCAGCGTCAACGTTACAACTTACCGCTGTGGCCAACAACAACCATAGGTTCATTCCCACAAACGACGGAAATTCGTAGCCTACGTCTCGATTTCAAAAAAGGTCGGGTAGATAGTACGCACTACCGAACCAATATCAATGAACACATTAAACAGGCGATCCAAGAGCAGGAGCGTTTGGGGTTGGATGTCTTGGTACACGGTGAAGCTGAACGTAACGACATGGTGGAATATTTCGGCGAACACTTTGACGGTTATGTCTTTACCCAAAATGGCTGGGTACAGAGTTATGGCTCCCGTTGCGTGAAACCACCGGTCATCATTGGCGATATTAGCCGTCCAGAGGCGATAACAGTAAACTGGGCGACCTATGCGCAATCCTTGACTGAGAAGCCAGTCAAAGGCATGTTAACTGGGCCTGTGACCATTCTCTGCTGGTCATTCCCAAGGGAAGATATTAGTCGTGAAACCATTGCTAAACAGATCGCACTGGCTTTGCGTGATGAAGTTGATGATTTGCAGAAGGCAGGCATTGGCATTATCCAGATTGATGAACCGGCATTGCGTGAAGGTTTGCCACTGCGCAGAGAAGAGTGGCAGGAATATCTGGAGTGGGCGGTGGATGCTTTTAAACTGAGCGCAGCCATTGCGAAAGATGATACCCAAATCCACACTCATATGTGTTATTGCGAGTTCAATGACATCATGCCGTCGATTGCAGCGCTGGATGCGGATGTGATCACCATTGAAACCTCGCGCTCGGATATGGAATTGCTGGATTCATTCGAAGATTTCTCTTATCCGAATGAGATAGGGCCTGGTGTGTATGACATTCACTCACCAAACGTCCCCAGCGTTGAATGGATTGAGGCATTGTTACGCAAAGCGGCTGATCGTATTCCAGTCGAGCGTTTGTGGGTGAACCCAGACTGCGGATTGAAAACGCGTGGTTGGACAGAAACCAGACAAGCGTTGGCAAACATGGTTGAAGCGGCAAAACGCTTGCGCTCCTCATTAAATAGTTAA